The stretch of DNA TTGCCAAACAACTTTAGTTTAATGTAATTGTTTGCCATCCGAGTGTACAAGGACCAGTGAACTGGAGCCACCTTCTGCAATTCTGCCAGTACCTTCTCCGCAGCGTCCAGGTCATTCATTGTGATATAGCTTTCTATCAAGGTGAAGTATGTAAACTTATTAGCACTTACACCACTTCCTCGCATTTCTTCAAATGTGGAGAGAATTTTCTCTGGCTGGCCTGCCTTTTGGTACAAAACCATCAAGTTGTTGTACACCAGTTTATCTGGAACAATGTTTTTGGCCTTCATCTTCTCGTAGAGCTCCAGACCTTTGTATGCCAACCCGTGTTTAGCATAGCAGTTCAGCAAACAGGAATAAGTTTTCACAGAGTTGCATATATCTGGAAGGCTCCAGAAATATTTTTCAGCTGCCTGTATCCCACGCACTTTTGAAATGAGGTCAAGCCGCAGTGCGTGATGCCCAAGCCTCAACTTTGCTCCATGAGCTTCCATCCAGTCCAGCAACTGGGTACAAAACAACATGGCCGAAAATTATACAGTGAACATGAAAAGATACTTTGCTCAGAAAGAGATTGCACCAGAACAGCAGATGAACACTTAGTACCACAATATTACAGTGAATATAAAAAGATCCTTAGGAGAGACGAATGTTATCACCATCTGAACCTTCTACTGTTAGAACATGAACCTTCATTTTCTGGTGTGAAGTCTTACTTTTCTTCCCTCTAGAACATTTGTTCTCCAGGATTTTGCCTATTCACGTGCGAGAATCAAGATCCCCGACTAAGAAGTAGAGTATGTTATGGGCAAGCAACCAATGACAGATGAATTCCGAGAAATTGGAGATTAACTCAGCTTAAGACCATTTTTAACCATCAGCAGTTTTTGTGGTAGACCTAATTGCTCAAACCTCAGACTGTATACGTTTGATATGCGGTTATTTGTAAAGAACATGAAAAGACATGTTTGTTTGAGACAAATTATCCATCAAAATCTTTCCTGCAATTGTCTATTAGAAACAATAAACCCTGTTAACTACAGTACAACATTCGTTGTTCCAACTGAACTAGCTCATGGCAAATGCatattttttatcattttttcCTTCAGCAACTTCGTTCATGATTATAAATCATAATTGAGTATGTCAATGATTGCAAATAGTACTAGCACAAGAATCATTTTGGGGAGGAAAAAGCATGCTCCCATACTATCTCTTTATCATAATGACATTTACTATGATAGATCATGGCAAACACATCTTCATGTTGCTATTTAGGTGGGGATGGAGCTGTGAAACAAATAGATCACAAATGCCAGTGTTGTTTTCCACAAGTAAACATAACAAAACATGGGGTTTTCATAATTCAACTCAATTGCTAAATCTCTGCAGATAGATAGGCATCAATATACATGACCTCATATCTCAACCAAATGCAGATTAACGTAATAGCAATGGAACCTTAAGTCATTGACTCACTACGATCATTTAAGTAGAAAATTTTCAAATGTTTATTATTAAGCTTTAGTAAAATTCACCTCAATACACCGAGTCTGAGGCTCAAAACatgcctcctttggtttggaggaatttcataggaattctagaggataggattctcataggattttttttccttaagagctctttggttcataggaatggattcctattcctatataggattggttcctatcctccacattttataggaaaataaaaatgagcctagactcaatggaaaaattcctttgatgtgaaccaaatgacatctcattTCCTATTCctgctcataggatttgagatacatgtcatctcatttcctacaaatttcctattcctacgataatcctatcctatgaaccaaaagaggccttatatgcagtcattgtcttcaatTCTTCATAGACTATATCCTATGACTATCAAATAGTGAGAAGTGAAAACATATAGGCTATACTCACTAAAAGcacaacacttattttggatcggagggagtaatatttagAAAGAATAGGAAGCTGCAGCATCtcttcatatattccaaaaatTACAGGGGTCAAGATACTGCGCACCATCTTCGATAAAGATACAGAAAAACAGAACAGGGTATCATAATTACGATCATGTTATGACCAAAGCAATGTGCAATATATAGCACCTATTTTCACTTAGCATCAGACACCAAAATACCATTATGGCGGTTGGCAACACAATCAGTTGACCCTGTCCTACGCTTCAGTAGTTCAGTTGAAAAGGAACTTCAAGTTTGCGCCGTTCATTTCCAGTAGTGACCTTAAATTAAAATGATCCACAAAGAAAACACACATAGAGGTTGAATGAAAACCCTAGTATATCAATCCGTCCCCTTTCCTCGCTTATCCCGAAGAAAACTTCAAGCCCGCTACTTTCCGCACGAGCCTATCGAAAATACGCTACCGCTAATGTAGCATCGAACCAGCAAAAGGAAGAGATTTGGGGGAGGGGGATGGCACCTCGAGCGCGCCCTCGTTCTTCTTGAACTTGGTTAGTTCGCGGACGTACGCGAGGACCTGGTCCTGCGAGAGCCGGAGCCTCTGGCGGAGCCATTCGTCCATCTCCGCCGCCACTATCCCCGGCGGCCTGCCGTGGGACACCTTCGAGATCCTCTTGTAGAGCGGGACCCACGACGGCTCAAGGCCGCGCCGCTCGGGGACTACCGACTCAGCCTGCGGCTGCGCGAGCTCGTGCGCGAGTCTCGCCGGGGCAAGGGAGATGCGCCGCCGCGCCTCCGCGGCGACCGCCCTGCGCAGCATGGGACTGGCTGCTTGAGTTTCTTTTTTTTAGTGGAGACTGGCAGGCCGCTCAGCTGGTCCGCCGTGATTCTCCAATGAGATGAGATGGGCCCTCCTTGGGCTGCGGCGACGAGGCCATGGCGCACGGGCCGAAACGGGAGAAGGCAACAGCAGGCCCAACATTTTTTGAAAggaaaaactttgtttttgccattctagcttttgccaattttgcttatgccactctagcatttgacatctcacttttgccactcttagcttttgccaatacatcacaaatgtcattctatggcaaaaacgataatttttcatttcacttttgccactgttaGCTTTTGACaacgtatcacaattgccactatgaaaattttgcttttgccatggaatggcaaaagtgatacattgtcaaaagctaagagtggcaaaagtgatatgTCAAATTTTAAAGTGGCATAAGCAAAAttggcaaaagctagagtggcaaaaataAAGTTTTCCCTTTTTGAAATCCTAAGACAATTttcaatttcatgaactttttgaaATTCGAAAAAAGTTGAATTTTTTGGAATCGATATTTTTTGAGATCCTGAATATTTTCAAAGTTAAAAAGGGAAACACGGAAAAGGGGCACCAGGCGCCCGCACATTGCGCGTTTGCACGTCACCCAACATGTTGTGCACTAAATAGGAGGACCCCTTCAATCAGTTCACAATAAATAACAGGAAAAACAACATCAGGTTCAATGGAATCCTTGTGTGAGATGCCAACTTTCCCATGATTAGAGGCCCTTCTGCGAACTTCGTATAATGGCCCTCATAATAGAATCATTTTTTTCTTTCAGTTAAGGATGCAACACCATTTGGAGATATTTAGATGTtagctctttttttcttttctcacaactactcccttcgtttcgaattacttgtcatgggtatggatgtatctagatgtattttagttctagatacatccatttctgcgacgagtaatttggaacggagggagtagttaattgCGTACTTTTTTGGCAACATTGTTGAAAAAAGAGAAGAGAACACCTGGATTCTCGAATCTTGATCTTGGAGTAAATAAGAAGAAATCCCACGCTCCATGATCTTGGGGTAAATAAGAAGAAATTCCACACTCTAGCTATCCAATAATCCAAATTCAGGCAATGCCACAACCAGCACAATTTACCTACTTGTGATTCTTACAAAAAGGGAGGAGTCAAGTAGGTCAAACATCATTACATCCACTCATCATATAACAAAAATAAATAGACAAGGATCAAATAATTGAAATCCAATAATTACATGAATGGGAAATGGCTTGGGTGCTTCACATGAATAGTGCCTCGACTCCACGTCTCCATCACCTACCCTCAGATCTTGACAATGACTCAGACTATGGAAGGCCACACTATCAGCTGCTACTCTCGTGTTATTGCCAGGGGACCAGGGTGTGTCGCTAGCTTGCCTCTGCCCGCAGTTTATAGGATGCATGGAACCAAGGAAATCCATCGGAGTGTGATACTACTAGTGATACAACTCGGAAAAAAATCACTAAATAGCTTTGGGAGTTGGGGTCCTGGCCTCTTAGGAACCCGAGGCAGTCAATTTCGCAAGAAGAAGATGGAGACCAAGAGACAAATAAGGGTGTGTTGCTAGGAGCGAGCGAAGGCGGAGGattaaggattgttgctcatggtgACTTGCTTCCTTCTTAATGGGCCAGTCTTGCATCTCTTGGGTGTGGGCCCTGCTCGAGTTGGGCCCTAGGCCATCACACTCATCGCCATGGCCCAGAGCTAGCCTTGGATAAACCAACCAGCATGCTAATGATAAAACAAGACAGAACTCCAAAAGCAACAAATGTGTTGTATCATTAGTCGTCGTTCCCATCGGAGCCGTCAAACCAAAATCTAGAAGTCATAAGCTTTAACCAACGAATCAAATGTTCGCACTATTCTCTCAATATTTGTTTTGTTTACTTTTTCAAAAAAGGAAGGATCAACCTCTCGTCCTTTGCATTGTTCGCTAACAGTGGATATCGGGTATAAGAAATAAGTACATGCTCGATCTGTTGACAGAAGATCGACTAAACCAAGCTACGAACAACAACATCGAGCTAAAGAAATTAGAGAATAGCATCAGCCAAGTACTTTAAGTTGCACGAGCAGATTTAACTGAGAAATTAATACAAGCAACTGCTTGAAGATACATTGAATAAATCATCTTTAGCGCCGCCACGTGATCATCCAATTACCTGGCATTGTTGCCTAAATTTTCATCAACCGCTCACACTGGAGATCGAGTCCAAGAAAGAAGTACATGCTCGATCTAGAGGTGCATCAAGCAATTGAGTATTTGTAGTTAAGTAGTGCAATTCATGTGGTTAATTCAACCAACAGCAAAGGAAATCCGAACATCATGCTAAATACTCTTCTTTTTGGTTCTGCTAATAGTTAGCTATCTATTTTTCAATCTGTTTACTCTAGATAGAGTAAACACAAAGCAAAGTGCTAACAAAGATACTCTCGGGAGGTGTACTACAAGTTTTATATAGTTTAtatgcacactctgaatttttgatGCCTCTCAAGCCCGAATGAAGGAACAAGAAAGGACACACTATGTAATATATATGAGGCGAACAAAAGACCACAAGAGAATAATACACTCACATGCTTTCTATTGTTGTACCATTCGACTCATTGTCCTGATCTGCGTGAGTTATGTAACCACTAGAGAATGCATCTTATGTATAGTCGAGAGTGATTTTCCTATCATGCACGTAAGAGACTGTGCacactattgatacgtctccaacgtatctactttttcaaacacttttgcccttattttggattctaacttgcatgatttgaatggaactaatccggactgacgctgatttctgcagaattgtcatggtgttatttttgtgcagaaataaaagttcttggaatgacctgaaaatcaaaggagaatatttttggaatatataaaaaatactggcaaaagaattaaggccagggggcccacaccctgtccatgagggtgggggcgcgcctaccccctgggtgcgcccccctgcctcgtgggccccctgacgctccaccaacctcaactccaactccatatattcatgttcagggagaaaaaaaataagggagaaggattcatcgcgttttacgatacggagccgtcgccaagccctaatctctctctggagggctaatttggagtccgttcgagcctcttgagaggggaatccatcgctatcgtcattatcaaccttccttcatcaccaatttcatgatgctcaccgtcgtgcgtgagtaatttcatcgtagggttgctggacggtgatgggttggatgagatttatcatgtaatcgagttagttttgttagggtttgatccctagtatccattatgttctgagattgatgttgccatgacttttctaggattaatgcttgtcactagggtccgagtgccatgatttcagatctgaacctattatgttttcatgaatatatgtgagttcttgatcctatcttgcaagtctatagtcatctat from Triticum dicoccoides isolate Atlit2015 ecotype Zavitan chromosome 6A, WEW_v2.0, whole genome shotgun sequence encodes:
- the LOC119314912 gene encoding pentatricopeptide repeat-containing protein At4g01990, mitochondrial-like, which gives rise to MLRRAVAAEARRRISLAPARLAHELAQPQAESVVPERRGLEPSWVPLYKRISKVSHGRPPGIVAAEMDEWLRQRLRLSQDQVLAYVRELTKFKKNEGALELLDWMEAHGAKLRLGHHALRLDLISKVRGIQAAEKYFWSLPDICNSVKTYSCLLNCYAKHGLAYKGLELYEKMKAKNIVPDKLVYNNLMVLYQKAGQPEKILSTFEEMRGSGVSANKFTYFTLIESYITMNDLDAAEKVLAELQKVAPVHWSLYTRMANNYIKLKLFGKAEIALKKAEEVMDKDDLRSWYALLSLHAHCGNSTEVKRIWKSLKSTFKKCLSRSYLVMLQALSMIDDFESLQQIFQEWQSSHEHYDTRIANVMIKAYLDKGMIDEAEAIRQSTMAQGHCDEGMVYIFAEFYLDKSDVNTALEILRDANNMVTTHKWVPSKELVSRFLKHYEESKDVAGAESFLECLKKFECLDPDAYEAMMQTYVVAGRTWDD